TCGAGCAGCCATAGCTTGAGCCAAGCTGACTCGGTGCGTGGTGAGGCCTCAAGCGCTGGTAAGCCTGCTAGCATGACACCTGCTGAAGTAAATGAGGCTGCCTTCAAGAACGAGCGTCGTGAAGTTGAAGTCGGCATACTCAGATAGGTAGTTACGGTGTTGAAGTTTACTATCCAGTCTCTACGCTCGAAAAATCTAACTTTCAGGTGTTTCGTTTCAAATAGCGTTAGGGGCAGGAGAAATCATACTGCTCTGCACCGTGAATGAAATAAAATGATTGCAGTTTCTCCGAAGGGAAATGCATCACTTGCAGGATATTTTTCTGGTCGTCGAAGACTTCGAAAAGCAGCGTATTTTTTATGGAGAGCTGTTCAATCGGTGTGGAGCTGGAAAATTGCAATTGATACCACCACATATCTTTGTCTATCCCGCTGGTAACAAGTTGAGGCAACAAACGGTTGTGTGGTTGACGCAGCTCAAAACGAGAGTTGAGGTATGCTAAAAAAAGCGAATCACAAGTCGGTGTGGCGGAGAGTGAAAAACTTTCAAGGCGATGAAATTTCTGCAGTGCAAGTTCCAAATCGTCTTTGAAAAAGCGGAGGTTAAGCACAGCGATATTATCCTCAATTGCCATCTTGCCGTAACTGACATGGAAGTTGTGCACGGCGATGGTGCTAAGGCAAAGAAGCACCAAACTGGCCAAAATGCCTCTGGTCATCGCTTGCGCGGTCGAAACGGTCTGTAATAGAGTGTTTCAATTTCATCAGTGCCTAATTCACGGCGAATTTTTCTCAGGCGCAGCCGACTATCCTCAAGCTCAAAATCCAACACAAGTAGGATATAGTCGGGTTTGCTGATGCGTTGATAATACTCAATATGCAGCGAAGTGGGGTGCGAGTGCCACTTCACGACTTCTGAGCGTTCTATGGTGTGTGCAGAAAGCGAAACAGGTAGGCGCAATTCTTGGCGAAAGACCGTTCCATCTTGAAGCCGAACAGAATCAATCATTATAACCGTATCGCGGTTTGCAGATTCTTTGATGCAAAGGTAAATTGGGACATTAACTGCCGCTCGAGAGGCAAGCTCAAGCTGCCACTCGCCCAAGATGCTACGAGCACTTGTTTGCAACCATACATTACTCGCAAGGATAAGTATGATAAACAAATAGTTTGGCAACGGATGCCTCCCCAGAGTTTTATCGCCAGGTGTGCCTGAGCCAGTGTGCTAAGCATGCCACCTTGCGCAGAATCGATGCAAATTTAGTAGAAAAGACTCTGTTGCATCAACCAAAACAAGATGTGCGAGATGAAAGGTGAAAAACTCTCGGTGCTGTTTGTCGACGATGAGCCATACATTCTGGAATCACTGCGTGAATTGTTCGGAAAGAAATATACCGTCTATACCGCAAACAGCGGTGAAGAAGCGATTGAAATTGTTAGACAGCACCCGATTGCAATTGTGATGAGTGACCAACGAATGCCCGGAATGAAGGGCGTGGAGGTCTTGCGTGCAGTGCGAGAATGTTCACCGCAAACGATTCGAATTTTACTAACAGGCTTTGCAGATGTAGATGCCATTCTGGATTCGGTCAATGTAGGAGAAGTGTTTCGCTATGTGCGGAAGCCGTGGGATGTGGAGAACTTGATGTCAGTGTTATCGCTGGCGGAGACCACTTATTTGAACAAGGTAAAAGCCAGCCAAAGTCTTGGAAATCAACAAACAAGTAAGGTGGATATGTCAAAAGGGGAACAAGTGCGTCGCTCAAGTCTGCCAGCTTCGGTGTTGCAAGAGTTGCGCCGTCAGCGTGAAGCTGAAGAGAGTTTTTTTCAAAAGGTCAGTGAAAAGTTAAAAGCAGGTGTAAGTCCAGACAAGCTGCTGGAAGGAACAACAGGTCGAGTGAGAGTGCTGGTCGTTGATGATGAACCCTCCGTGCTGACCGCACTGTCAGAGATGCTAGGCGATGAGTATGAAGTCTTAACCAGTCGGACTGCTGATGAAGCACTGGCCATTCTGCACCAAGATATTTTCATTGGCTCACTGATTAGCGACCAGCGTATGCCAAGCAAGACAGGGACAGACTTGCTAATTGAAGTCAGCCGCCTTGCGCCGCTGCTGCCCAAGATTTTGATTACGGCTTACACCGATGTCGAAGATGTGGTGCGCCTTATCAACGAGGGGCAGATTCATCGCTATATTCAAAAGCCGTGGGATTCGCGTAAGCTCAAAGCGACAATTGCAGAGGCAATTGAACTTTACAAAGAGCGACTAAGCGCCTACTTAGCTGAGCGGGAACG
The genomic region above belongs to Chloroherpetonaceae bacterium and contains:
- a CDS encoding response regulator, which gives rise to MCEMKGEKLSVLFVDDEPYILESLRELFGKKYTVYTANSGEEAIEIVRQHPIAIVMSDQRMPGMKGVEVLRAVRECSPQTIRILLTGFADVDAILDSVNVGEVFRYVRKPWDVENLMSVLSLAETTYLNKVKASQSLGNQQTSKVDMSKGEQVRRSSLPASVLQELRRQREAEESFFQKVSEKLKAGVSPDKLLEGTTGRVRVLVVDDEPSVLTALSEMLGDEYEVLTSRTADEALAILHQDIFIGSLISDQRMPSKTGTDLLIEVSRLAPLLPKILITAYTDVEDVVRLINEGQIHRYIQKPWDSRKLKATIAEAIELYKERLSAYLAERERLGEALFLPEISEATPAPEPEKADIKASHSELANKLKALSEVRKNKGG